ACCCGGCAGGTGAAAAGTCCGAGAACATCAGGAAAGGGATTTACATCCTGCCCAACCTGTTGACCACGGGGTCGCTTTTCTCTGGATTTTACAGCATTGTCGCCACCTTGAACGGCAGCTACAGTACTGCGGCGCTCTGGGTGTTCATTGCCCTGATTTTCGACGGTCTGGACGGCAAGGTGGCCCGGCTCACCGGAACCACCAGCCGCTTTGGCGTCGAGTACGATTCCCTTGCCGATCTGGTGGCGTTCGGCGTGTCTCCTGCGCTGATGATGTATGCCTGGGTGCTGAAACCATTCGGTCGCCTGGGCTGGTTGGCAGCGTTCCTCTTCGCGGCCTGCGGTGCCCTGCGCCTGGCACGCTTCAACGTCCAGGTGAATACGGTTGAGATGACGCGCTTTGTGGGGCTGCCGATCCCCGCCGCCGCCTGCATGGTCTCCTCAACGGTGCTGCTGTTCACACATTTCGGCTGGCCCAGTTCCTACAAACGCCTTGCCGTCATCTGTCTGATCTACCTGCTGGCCTTTCTGATGGTGTCCAGCATCCGCTATTACTCGTTCAAAGATCCTGAGCTGATCAAACGTCAGCCGTTCGGCTTCCTGGTGCTGGCCATTGTGCTGCTGATCATCGTGGCGGCCGAGCCGGCCGTGATGGTGTTCGTGATCATGCTCTGCTATGTACTGTCGGGGCCACTGACGGCGCTCCTGACCTGGCCCCGACGGCGACGTCTGGAAAAGGCTATCCACCGGGGACATGGAGATGGCCACCATGAGTCGCCGGTCAGGGAAGCGGATGGATCGTCGCCTGCAGGCCGGCATCCGTGATCTCCAGCAGTGCGCAGGAGCGAAACGATGCCCGGCCGAACAAGGTGCCGGGGTTGAGCAGGAGCAGGCCCTGATCGGTCTCAGCCAGGGCATGGTGGGTATGGCCGAACAGCACGGCATCTGCCGCCAGCTCCCGCCCCCGGGCGGCAAGGAAGGAAAGTCCCGTCTTGACGCCGTAGCGGTCGCCGTGACAGATCAGGATTCTCTTTCCCTTCCATTCGCTGACCAGCTCCCGGGGCGAGCGGGAGCCCACATCGCAGTTGCCGGCCACTCGCAGGACTGGTAGCGATTCGGCGGCCTCGAGCACCCAGGCGTCCGCCTCCCCGTCGCCGCAATGTATGATCATATCCACGGGCCGGACAGCCTGATAGGCTTCCAGAATGCCATTCTCGTTGCCGTGGGAATCCGAGACGACCAGTATCCTCATGGGTTGTTGATCCTCTGAAAACGGCTTCGTGCCGTTGGGGAATCGTCATATGTCACTGAAAAAACTCCTTCTGATCGTTCTGTTGATTTTTTTCGCCCTGCTGTTGCTGCTTGTCGGCAGCATCCAGGTGGCCCGCCTCCTTCTACAAGAGGAAGGGGAGGGGGGACGCGCCGCCGCGGGCAGCGTCGGCCTCGTGGAAATCAGGGGGATGATCCTGGATTCCCGCGAGCCGGTTCGCCAGTTGCGTCACTTTCTGAAGAAGGACGATATCAAGGCGGTGGTGGTCCGGATCGACTCGCCGGGCGGTGTGGTGGGACCGTCTCAAGAGATCCACGACGAGGTGCGCAGGCTGGCCGCCCAGAAGAAGGTGGTCGTTTCCATGGGGAGCATGGCCGCCTCCGGCGGGTACTACATCGCGGCCCCCGCCACGGTTATCTATGCCAATCCCGGCACCATCACGGCCAGTATCGGCGTGTTGATCAAATTTTCCAACATCGAGGGGCTGATGGACAAGATCGGCATCAAGTCCACCACCGTCAAGACCGGTACCTTCAAGGACGCCGGGTCGCCGAGCCGTCCCCTTTCGCCTGAGGAGCGGGCCATGTTCCAGGCAGTGATCGACAGCACGCACGAACAGTTCGTCCGGGCCGTTGCCGAGGGGCGCAAACTGCCGCTGGAACGGGTCAGGGAGCTGGCTGACGGGCGGATACTGTCCGGGGAGCAGGCCAAGGTGGTGGGGCTGGTGGACAAGCTGGGCAACCAGCAGGAGGCGGTTGCCGAAGCGGGCCGTCTTGCCGGTATCAGCGGCGAACCGGCAGTCGTTCTGCCGCCCCGCAAAAAGATGAGCTACCTTGACCTGTTAACGGACGGCGCCGAGCAGAGCATCAACCGGGTCGTCAACGGAGT
The window above is part of the Trichlorobacter ammonificans genome. Proteins encoded here:
- the pssA gene encoding CDP-diacylglycerol--serine O-phosphatidyltransferase encodes the protein MGHAAHQHPAGEKSENIRKGIYILPNLLTTGSLFSGFYSIVATLNGSYSTAALWVFIALIFDGLDGKVARLTGTTSRFGVEYDSLADLVAFGVSPALMMYAWVLKPFGRLGWLAAFLFAACGALRLARFNVQVNTVEMTRFVGLPIPAAACMVSSTVLLFTHFGWPSSYKRLAVICLIYLLAFLMVSSIRYYSFKDPELIKRQPFGFLVLAIVLLIIVAAEPAVMVFVIMLCYVLSGPLTALLTWPRRRRLEKAIHRGHGDGHHESPVREADGSSPAGRHP
- a CDS encoding metallophosphoesterase family protein, whose translation is MRILVVSDSHGNENGILEAYQAVRPVDMIIHCGDGEADAWVLEAAESLPVLRVAGNCDVGSRSPRELVSEWKGKRILICHGDRYGVKTGLSFLAARGRELAADAVLFGHTHHALAETDQGLLLLNPGTLFGRASFRSCALLEITDAGLQATIHPLP
- the sppA gene encoding signal peptide peptidase SppA encodes the protein MSLKKLLLIVLLIFFALLLLLVGSIQVARLLLQEEGEGGRAAAGSVGLVEIRGMILDSREPVRQLRHFLKKDDIKAVVVRIDSPGGVVGPSQEIHDEVRRLAAQKKVVVSMGSMAASGGYYIAAPATVIYANPGTITASIGVLIKFSNIEGLMDKIGIKSTTVKTGTFKDAGSPSRPLSPEERAMFQAVIDSTHEQFVRAVAEGRKLPLERVRELADGRILSGEQAKVVGLVDKLGNQQEAVAEAGRLAGISGEPAVVLPPRKKMSYLDLLTDGAEQSINRVVNGVATRGLQLLYE